One genomic region from Spirochaeta lutea encodes:
- a CDS encoding glycoside hydrolase family 130 protein: MNTITVAGQAIPSMPWQAKPTQAQGPVWRYSENPVVPRNPAPGISRVFNSAVVPWEDGFIGVFRAEYVNGRPFLHLGYSADALQWKIDESPIPMVDGEGKDYPPLYAYDPRLVKIEDTYYIIWCTDFHGAALGLASTQDFKTFRRLENPFLPFNRNGVLFPRKHRGRFLLLSRPSDSGHTPFGDIFLSESPDLVYWGRHRHVMSKGGQGWWQTLKIGGGPAPIETSEGWLLIYHGVTQTCNGYVYSMGGAILDLDEPSRVLYRSQNFLLTPEMAYETQGFVDNVIFPCATLVDAPSGRIAIYYGAADTYVGLAFAQADELISYIKATSEVVGDDPDLGRP; encoded by the coding sequence ATGAATACGATAACCGTGGCGGGGCAGGCGATCCCGTCCATGCCCTGGCAGGCTAAGCCCACCCAGGCCCAAGGTCCGGTGTGGCGGTACTCCGAGAATCCGGTGGTACCCCGTAATCCAGCCCCAGGAATATCCCGGGTGTTTAATTCAGCGGTAGTTCCCTGGGAGGATGGATTTATCGGGGTTTTCCGAGCTGAGTATGTAAATGGTCGGCCGTTTCTGCATCTGGGGTACAGTGCCGATGCATTGCAGTGGAAGATCGATGAGAGCCCCATTCCTATGGTGGATGGGGAGGGGAAGGATTATCCGCCCCTGTATGCCTATGATCCCCGGCTGGTGAAGATTGAAGATACCTACTACATCATCTGGTGTACCGATTTCCACGGAGCTGCCCTGGGATTGGCAAGTACCCAGGATTTCAAGACCTTTCGGCGCCTCGAGAATCCCTTCCTGCCCTTTAACCGGAACGGGGTTCTCTTTCCCCGGAAGCACCGGGGAAGGTTTTTATTGCTCTCCAGGCCAAGCGACAGTGGCCATACCCCCTTCGGGGATATTTTTCTCAGCGAAAGCCCCGATTTGGTGTACTGGGGACGGCATCGCCACGTGATGTCCAAGGGCGGCCAGGGATGGTGGCAAACCCTGAAAATCGGCGGGGGACCGGCGCCTATTGAAACCAGCGAGGGGTGGCTCCTGATCTACCATGGGGTAACCCAGACCTGCAACGGGTACGTATACAGTATGGGTGGGGCGATTCTCGATCTTGATGAGCCCTCCCGGGTCCTGTACCGCAGCCAGAACTTCCTATTAACCCCGGAAATGGCCTACGAGACCCAGGGCTTTGTTGATAATGTGATTTTCCCCTGCGCAACCCTGGTGGATGCGCCCTCGGGAAGGATTGCCATTTATTACGGTGCAGCGGATACCTACGTTGGGCTTGCCTTTGCCCAGGCGGATGAGCTCATCTCCTATATTAAGGCGACCTCCGAAGTGGTGGGGGATGATCCGGATTTGGGCAGACCCTAG
- a CDS encoding carbohydrate ABC transporter permease, with protein sequence MKPIKREVPMLGTASYKVQRRILIGTFLLAPLALLFVFTLLPVLNMFYYSLLEWKGLGDNTRFVGLGNYSRIFSNPEYFSVLTVSLYYLLGTFLQLALALFFATLISYGVRFREFFKGVMFFPFLMNGVAIGFIFLYFYRPDGTLDSFLRLIGAGDAVRYWLRNPGLINISLAATSVWRYMGFNFVIFLGAIQSIPGEIYDAAAIDGANKWQQFLYIIYPSIKRIVQLNLILAINGAISVFEIPYIMTGGNNGSRTFVIQTVETAFKYNKFGLASAMAVVLFFIVLLVTGMQNLFFKKEDQ encoded by the coding sequence ATGAAACCCATAAAAAGAGAGGTACCTATGCTGGGAACCGCGTCCTATAAAGTGCAGCGGCGAATACTCATTGGAACATTTTTGTTGGCTCCCCTTGCCCTGCTATTTGTGTTTACCCTCCTTCCTGTGCTGAATATGTTTTATTACAGCCTGCTGGAGTGGAAGGGCTTGGGGGATAATACCCGGTTTGTCGGTTTGGGTAATTATTCGAGAATATTCTCTAATCCCGAGTATTTTTCTGTCCTGACGGTGAGTCTCTACTACCTGTTAGGGACCTTCCTGCAGCTCGCCCTTGCCCTATTCTTTGCTACCCTCATCAGCTACGGGGTTAGGTTCAGGGAGTTTTTCAAGGGGGTGATGTTCTTCCCCTTCCTTATGAACGGGGTGGCCATCGGGTTTATCTTCCTGTATTTCTATCGCCCCGATGGAACACTGGATAGTTTCTTGCGTTTGATTGGGGCCGGTGATGCGGTACGGTACTGGTTGAGAAACCCCGGGCTGATTAATATCTCTTTGGCGGCCACCTCGGTCTGGCGATACATGGGATTTAATTTCGTCATCTTCCTGGGAGCTATTCAGTCTATTCCCGGGGAAATCTACGATGCAGCCGCTATCGACGGCGCGAATAAATGGCAGCAATTCCTCTACATTATTTACCCATCCATAAAACGAATCGTGCAGCTCAATCTTATCCTGGCGATAAACGGAGCCATCTCGGTGTTTGAAATTCCCTACATTATGACCGGCGGGAACAACGGAAGCCGCACCTTCGTTATCCAGACGGTTGAGACCGCCTTCAAGTACAATAAATTCGGGTTAGCCTCAGCCATGGCAGTGGTTCTTTTTTTCATTGTCCTTCTGGTAACCGGAATGCAGAACCTGTTCTTCAAAAAGGAGGATCAGTAA
- a CDS encoding glycoside hydrolase family 5 protein, with protein sequence MKHTHVGFNLLWMYNPEDPRQPYAPDLHLLDFLADQGFSFLRFPLNYWFWIENFSYSQPNERILCLIDDYVRQAVDRGFHVSLNLHRAPGYCINGAELERHNLWRDGEAQEVFSAMWTAFARRYGSYTPEQLSFDLLNEPPEIGQYGMTRDIHQRLMRRVIGEIRAINPDRVVVLDGLGGGNLAMPELADTGAIQSTRGYQPMSITHHRASWCRETQGLPMEEYPGARYQGKLWNRQTLEDHYRSWREMNDRGVQVHVGEMGCYDTIPNPTALAWFEDVFSLFRQYRWGFALWNFEGPFGVAGHRRPDTRWESLGSYRIDRDLWELIKQTRDELQK encoded by the coding sequence ATGAAACATACCCACGTTGGCTTTAACCTATTATGGATGTACAATCCCGAGGATCCCCGGCAGCCCTACGCTCCGGACCTGCATCTTCTGGATTTTCTGGCAGATCAAGGATTCTCCTTCCTTCGATTTCCCCTTAACTATTGGTTCTGGATAGAGAATTTTTCCTACAGTCAGCCGAATGAGAGGATTCTTTGTCTGATCGACGACTATGTCCGCCAAGCGGTAGACAGGGGTTTTCATGTATCGCTGAATCTCCACCGGGCGCCGGGATATTGTATTAACGGTGCCGAGCTTGAGCGTCACAACCTCTGGAGGGATGGGGAGGCCCAGGAGGTATTTTCCGCCATGTGGACTGCCTTCGCCCGCAGGTACGGGAGCTACACCCCAGAGCAACTGAGTTTTGATTTACTGAATGAACCCCCGGAGATCGGACAGTACGGAATGACCCGGGACATCCACCAACGGCTTATGCGAAGGGTTATAGGAGAAATACGCGCCATTAACCCCGATAGAGTAGTGGTTTTAGATGGTTTAGGGGGAGGTAATCTGGCTATGCCCGAGCTTGCTGATACCGGCGCAATCCAGAGTACCCGGGGATACCAGCCCATGAGCATAACCCACCACAGGGCCTCGTGGTGTAGAGAAACCCAGGGACTGCCCATGGAGGAATATCCCGGCGCCCGGTACCAAGGGAAACTATGGAACCGGCAAACCCTGGAAGATCATTATCGGTCATGGCGGGAGATGAATGACCGTGGAGTACAGGTCCATGTGGGGGAGATGGGATGTTACGATACCATCCCGAATCCAACGGCCCTGGCATGGTTTGAAGACGTGTTTTCCCTGTTCCGCCAGTACCGATGGGGTTTCGCGCTATGGAACTTTGAGGGTCCCTTCGGGGTAGCCGGACACCGCAGACCTGATACCCGGTGGGAATCGTTAGGTTCGTACCGCATCGACCGAGACCTCTGGGAGCTGATTAAGCAAACCCGGGATGAATTGCAAAAATAA
- a CDS encoding discoidin domain-containing protein: MIHKHRIRVFARITLMLLASIVLLASCATGSGPSPHAAVGSESGPTLLDHGSQRIFLSGMNLAWIDFARDLTSFNEDRFVQALDEISQAGGNSIRWWIHVNGSHTPVWEGDAVIGMPEGSIDTLERALDLAWERGILVNITLWSFDMLQNQSTMDPQRNKRFLEDPALVQSYIDTALTPMVERLGSHPAVIAWEVFNEPEGMSTAYGWTPTRVSMETIQRVVNQIAGAIHRMAPDAKVTNGSWNFRVLTDISGFTNYYRDDRLIAAGGDPLGTLDLYQVHFYQQHFSDATSPFHHPASYWELDKPIVIGEFAAVGIVDMGSGIKTSSTLTPQEAYEYAYANGYAGALAWTWTAHEPEFGSLSNIEPGLMSLKFSHPRQIRIDTGTINRTPQKIGTIPRILLPLDSSEPSKPVDLSTIFTDTEDPKGLSYEIRIQSGEDIAEIYLEDGILRARAMPGRAGSLRGSIRALDSGGKWVEDSLSVTVIDPDRGNIGLFKPVQASSTEGEAHPASLVNDGLLDTRWSSEYEDTQWLHLDLQGTFTLSQIHLFWEAAFGTSYDISVSTDGTSWSRIISERGGDGGEDTFMLDEVPASHVRVDFHSRGTEWGFSLWELEIIGERVQP, translated from the coding sequence ATGATACACAAGCACCGCATAAGAGTATTTGCCCGAATAACCCTAATGCTGCTGGCAAGCATCGTTCTCCTGGCAAGCTGCGCCACCGGGTCAGGCCCATCTCCCCACGCCGCTGTCGGATCTGAATCCGGCCCCACCTTGCTCGACCATGGTAGCCAGCGTATTTTTCTCAGCGGCATGAACCTTGCATGGATTGATTTCGCCAGGGATCTTACGTCATTCAATGAAGATCGTTTTGTCCAAGCCTTGGATGAGATATCTCAGGCAGGCGGAAATAGTATTCGTTGGTGGATTCACGTAAACGGCAGCCATACCCCGGTATGGGAGGGGGACGCTGTGATCGGAATGCCCGAGGGATCTATCGATACCCTGGAACGGGCCTTAGATCTTGCCTGGGAACGTGGTATTCTTGTAAATATTACCCTGTGGTCCTTCGATATGCTACAAAATCAAAGCACGATGGACCCCCAACGGAACAAACGATTCCTGGAGGACCCAGCCCTGGTTCAATCCTATATTGATACAGCCTTGACTCCTATGGTAGAGCGCCTCGGGTCGCATCCCGCAGTCATTGCCTGGGAGGTGTTCAACGAACCCGAGGGCATGTCAACAGCCTACGGCTGGACACCAACCCGAGTCAGCATGGAAACCATCCAGAGAGTAGTGAACCAGATTGCCGGCGCAATCCATCGAATGGCCCCGGATGCAAAGGTGACCAACGGCAGCTGGAATTTCAGGGTGTTAACGGATATCAGCGGGTTCACCAACTATTACCGTGACGACCGGCTCATCGCTGCCGGGGGCGATCCCCTAGGAACCCTGGATCTGTACCAGGTGCATTTCTACCAGCAGCACTTTTCCGATGCTACCTCGCCCTTCCATCATCCGGCATCCTACTGGGAGTTAGATAAACCCATTGTGATCGGTGAGTTCGCCGCAGTCGGCATTGTCGACATGGGCTCCGGCATAAAGACCTCCTCCACCCTCACACCCCAGGAGGCCTACGAATACGCCTATGCCAACGGGTACGCCGGAGCCTTGGCCTGGACCTGGACGGCGCACGAACCGGAATTCGGCAGCCTCAGCAACATTGAGCCGGGCCTGATGAGCCTAAAATTTTCCCATCCCAGACAGATTCGTATTGATACCGGCACCATCAACCGCACACCCCAAAAAATCGGTACCATTCCCCGGATACTCCTTCCCTTGGATTCGTCGGAACCCAGCAAACCCGTAGATCTATCAACCATCTTCACCGACACCGAGGATCCCAAGGGACTCTCTTATGAAATCCGAATACAAAGCGGAGAGGATATCGCAGAGATCTACCTGGAAGACGGCATCCTTCGTGCCCGGGCAATGCCGGGAAGAGCCGGATCCCTTCGCGGCAGCATCCGCGCCTTGGACAGCGGAGGAAAATGGGTCGAGGACTCTTTATCGGTAACGGTTATTGACCCAGACAGGGGTAACATCGGACTCTTCAAACCCGTCCAAGCCTCCTCTACCGAGGGGGAAGCACATCCTGCCTCATTGGTGAACGACGGCCTCCTTGATACCCGATGGTCCAGCGAGTACGAGGATACCCAATGGCTGCACCTGGATCTTCAGGGGACCTTCACCCTTTCACAGATACATCTATTCTGGGAGGCCGCCTTCGGAACCTCTTATGATATCTCCGTGAGCACCGACGGCACATCCTGGAGCCGGATTATCTCGGAACGCGGTGGCGACGGCGGTGAAGATACCTTTATGCTTGATGAAGTTCCGGCAAGCCATGTACGGGTAGATTTTCATAGCCGGGGAACAGAGTGGGGATTCTCCCTCTGGGAATTGGAAATCATTGGAGAACGGGTTCAGCCCTAA
- a CDS encoding ABC transporter substrate-binding protein translates to MKKVLTAVVVFFVLGMGSLFAGGGDEAGRSSDGRVAGPITVLTNRTDLVDTLFADYARRFNQIYPDVQVNFEAMTDYSGIVKIRMNTKDYGDVLLIPDGVTPPQLGDFFEPLGPTAEMAKKYLMPTEQAYQGTTYGIPVSVNANGIVYNKRIFREAGITELPNTPEGFLEALEAIKANTDAIPYYTNYASGWALTQWEAHRSSVAGDPDFVNSLAHTDAPFAPGEPHYIVYKLMYDIVARGLAEADPTTTDWESSKARLGNGEIATMVLGSWAIPQIQALADDPSDVGYMPFPYNNNGIVSAASGGDYKLAVNIHSKNKPAALAWLYWFVEESGFAKETGGIPPVVGGEVPESLQAFADLGVNFVSNNPAPAGEEGWVDEIDREGEIGLWEPNFKARIIEAAFGARNETFDQIMADLNEDWKAARAVVTP, encoded by the coding sequence ATGAAGAAGGTGCTGACCGCAGTTGTTGTTTTTTTTGTCCTCGGGATGGGCAGTCTCTTTGCAGGGGGAGGGGATGAAGCCGGGAGATCCTCGGATGGCAGGGTTGCCGGACCAATTACCGTTTTAACAAACCGTACCGATCTGGTGGATACCTTGTTCGCCGATTACGCACGGAGATTTAATCAGATCTATCCTGATGTGCAGGTAAATTTTGAAGCCATGACGGATTACAGCGGAATCGTCAAGATCCGGATGAATACCAAAGACTACGGCGATGTACTGTTGATACCCGATGGGGTAACGCCTCCCCAGCTGGGAGATTTTTTTGAGCCCCTGGGCCCCACAGCCGAAATGGCGAAGAAATACCTCATGCCCACCGAACAGGCCTACCAGGGGACGACCTACGGAATTCCTGTGAGTGTGAACGCTAACGGTATTGTTTACAACAAACGGATCTTCCGGGAAGCAGGTATTACCGAACTTCCCAATACCCCCGAGGGATTCCTTGAGGCCCTGGAGGCCATAAAGGCTAATACCGATGCAATTCCCTATTACACCAACTATGCCTCCGGGTGGGCCCTGACCCAATGGGAGGCTCACCGATCCTCCGTGGCCGGCGATCCAGACTTTGTGAACTCCTTGGCACACACCGATGCGCCCTTCGCTCCGGGGGAACCCCATTACATCGTGTATAAACTCATGTACGACATTGTGGCCCGTGGGCTGGCCGAAGCCGATCCCACCACCACCGACTGGGAAAGCTCCAAGGCCCGCCTCGGAAACGGCGAAATTGCCACCATGGTTCTGGGAAGCTGGGCCATACCCCAGATACAGGCCTTAGCCGACGACCCTTCGGATGTGGGCTACATGCCCTTCCCATACAACAACAACGGTATCGTCAGCGCCGCGAGCGGGGGTGACTATAAGCTAGCAGTTAACATTCATTCCAAGAATAAGCCCGCTGCCCTGGCCTGGCTGTATTGGTTTGTGGAGGAGAGCGGATTCGCCAAAGAGACCGGAGGCATTCCTCCTGTGGTGGGCGGTGAGGTTCCAGAGTCCCTCCAGGCCTTTGCGGATCTCGGGGTGAATTTTGTTAGCAATAACCCCGCCCCGGCCGGGGAAGAGGGCTGGGTAGACGAGATTGACCGGGAGGGTGAAATCGGGCTCTGGGAGCCGAATTTTAAGGCCAGAATTATCGAGGCTGCTTTCGGTGCTCGAAACGAAACCTTTGACCAGATCATGGCCGATCTGAATGAGGATTGGAAGGCTGCCCGGGCAGTGGTGACCCCCTAG
- a CDS encoding carbohydrate ABC transporter permease, with translation MVRNAVYRKSRVASISQGDSTAYLIRGLSYALLIMAAFAALLPIVVVLFASLKTPAEYAQSGALVLPQNWLNLENYRRAFTEGNMLLGFLNTGITMAISLFGAVVLGAMAAYVLSRFAFPGKRLVLMLFLFATLVPGVTTQVATFKIVNALGLYNTRMAGILLFMGTDIISIYIFLQFLDSLPVSLDESAMLEGASYLTIFRRIIMPLLKPAITTVLIIKGVGVYNNFYTPFLYMPKPSLHMVSTALFKFQGPYGSQWEVISAAVIIATIPTLLIFITLQKYIYNGFTQGAIK, from the coding sequence ATGGTTCGGAATGCCGTCTATCGAAAATCCAGGGTAGCTTCTATTTCTCAAGGTGATTCGACTGCCTATCTCATCCGGGGGCTGTCCTATGCGTTGCTGATCATGGCTGCCTTCGCGGCCCTGCTGCCCATAGTGGTAGTACTGTTTGCATCCCTGAAGACCCCCGCAGAATATGCTCAATCCGGGGCGTTGGTCCTGCCGCAGAACTGGCTCAACCTGGAAAACTACCGCCGGGCCTTCACTGAAGGGAATATGCTTCTGGGTTTCCTCAATACCGGTATAACCATGGCGATCTCCCTCTTCGGAGCGGTTGTGCTGGGAGCCATGGCCGCCTACGTGCTCAGCCGGTTTGCGTTCCCCGGGAAACGGCTGGTGCTTATGCTGTTTCTCTTTGCAACCCTGGTGCCCGGGGTTACGACCCAGGTTGCCACCTTCAAGATCGTGAATGCTCTGGGGCTCTACAATACCAGGATGGCGGGTATCCTTCTTTTCATGGGCACCGATATCATCTCTATTTACATATTCCTGCAGTTTTTAGACAGTTTGCCTGTGTCCCTCGATGAGTCGGCCATGCTTGAGGGGGCTTCCTACCTCACTATTTTCCGAAGAATTATCATGCCCCTGTTGAAGCCGGCGATAACCACCGTTTTGATCATTAAGGGTGTGGGGGTGTATAATAACTTCTATACACCGTTTTTATACATGCCCAAACCGAGCTTGCACATGGTGTCTACGGCACTGTTTAAGTTTCAGGGGCCCTATGGAAGCCAGTGGGAGGTTATCTCTGCGGCGGTAATCATCGCTACCATACCGACCCTGCTTATCTTTATTACCCTGCAAAAGTATATCTACAACGGATTTACCCAGGGGGCCATTAAATAA